One genomic segment of Oleidesulfovibrio alaskensis DSM 16109 includes these proteins:
- a CDS encoding glutamine--tRNA ligase/YqeY domain fusion protein — MSINPADTDKKKEAGVDFIRAIVNEDMKTGKYQGRVHTRFPPEPNGYLHLGHAKSICLNFGLAQEYGGKCNLRLDDTNPLKETPEYVESIKTDVRWLGFDWEERMFHASDYFERLFELAVQLIKAGKAYVDDLTPEQIREYRGTLKEPGKNSPYRDRSAEENLDLFMRMRNGEFEDGSRVLRAKIDMASPNMVMRDPTIYRIRRAHHHRTGDAWCIYPMYDFTHCISDSIEGITHSICTLEFENNRELYDWMLNTLELYHPQQIEFARLNLTHTVLSKRKLIQLVEEGHVSGWDDPRMPTLSGVRRRGITPEALREFCARIGVAKADSMVDYGLLEFCAREHLNRIAPRLMAVLDPVKVVIENYPEGQVEEFEMPLNPEDESQGTRMVPFSRELYIERDDFREQAPNKKFFRLAIGKEVRLRYAYYITCNDVVKDEHGNITELRCTYDPATRGGWSDDGRKVKGTLHWVSAAHAVPAQVRLYDKLFTVENPNAAEEGKTFVDYLNPDSLSVVTGYLEPALKNMEHGSRVQFERIGYFCVDPDSTADAPVFNRTVTLKDSWAKIANKQD, encoded by the coding sequence ATGAGCATCAACCCAGCCGATACGGACAAAAAAAAGGAAGCCGGCGTCGATTTCATCCGCGCCATTGTCAACGAAGACATGAAGACCGGCAAATATCAGGGCCGCGTCCACACACGCTTTCCTCCCGAACCCAACGGGTACCTGCATCTGGGCCATGCAAAATCCATCTGCCTGAATTTCGGCCTTGCTCAGGAATACGGCGGCAAGTGCAATCTGCGACTGGATGACACCAACCCGCTCAAGGAAACCCCCGAATACGTCGAGTCCATCAAAACAGACGTGCGCTGGCTGGGCTTTGACTGGGAAGAGCGCATGTTTCATGCCTCGGACTATTTCGAACGTCTGTTCGAACTTGCCGTACAGCTTATCAAGGCGGGCAAGGCATATGTGGATGACCTGACTCCCGAACAGATACGCGAATACCGCGGCACCCTGAAAGAGCCCGGCAAAAACAGCCCCTACCGCGACCGCAGCGCCGAGGAAAACCTCGACCTGTTCATGCGTATGCGCAACGGCGAATTTGAAGACGGCAGCCGCGTACTGCGTGCCAAAATAGACATGGCATCGCCCAACATGGTCATGCGCGATCCCACGATCTACCGTATACGCCGTGCGCACCATCACCGCACGGGCGACGCGTGGTGCATCTATCCCATGTACGACTTCACGCACTGCATTTCCGATTCCATCGAAGGCATCACCCATTCCATCTGCACGCTGGAGTTTGAAAACAACCGCGAGCTGTATGACTGGATGCTGAATACGCTGGAACTCTATCATCCGCAGCAGATAGAATTTGCCCGGCTGAATCTGACCCACACCGTGCTTTCCAAACGCAAACTTATCCAGCTGGTGGAAGAAGGTCATGTAAGCGGCTGGGACGACCCGCGCATGCCCACGCTGAGCGGTGTACGCCGCCGCGGCATAACTCCCGAAGCGCTGCGTGAATTCTGCGCACGCATCGGCGTGGCCAAAGCCGACAGCATGGTGGACTACGGTCTGCTGGAATTCTGCGCACGCGAACACCTGAACCGCATAGCCCCCCGCCTGATGGCGGTGCTGGATCCTGTAAAGGTGGTTATCGAAAACTATCCGGAAGGACAGGTGGAAGAATTTGAAATGCCCCTGAATCCCGAAGACGAATCACAGGGTACCCGCATGGTTCCGTTCTCGCGTGAACTGTACATCGAAAGGGATGACTTCCGCGAACAGGCACCCAACAAAAAATTCTTCCGCCTTGCCATCGGCAAGGAAGTGCGGCTGCGCTATGCCTATTACATCACCTGCAACGATGTGGTGAAGGACGAACACGGCAACATAACCGAACTGCGCTGCACGTACGACCCCGCCACCCGCGGCGGCTGGTCCGACGACGGACGCAAGGTCAAAGGGACCCTGCACTGGGTTTCCGCCGCCCACGCCGTACCGGCTCAGGTGCGCCTGTACGACAAGCTGTTCACCGTGGAAAATCCCAATGCCGCCGAAGAAGGCAAAACATTTGTGGATTATCTGAATCCCGATTCACTTTCCGTGGTGACGGGCTACCTTGAACCGGCACTGAAAAACATGGAACACGGCAGCCGGGTGCAGTTTGAACGCATCGGCTATTTCTGCGTCGACCCCGATTCCACAGCGGACGCTCCCGTGTTCAACCGTACCGTGACGCTGAAGGACAGCTGGGCCAAAATAGCCAACAAGCAGGACTGA
- a CDS encoding PolC-type DNA polymerase III translates to MGIRSLLRNLRHRPPLHPALQRNKSAFADFNQDIPLEDCEFAVTDMEMTGLDPAHDEIVAIGAVRIRGLSIITGDVFHTYVRPQRSMARPATLIHRITPAQLRHSPALAGLLPGFVDWCGQALITGHHVGLDMGFLTRACRRHLGGAPANPCVDTMRLAQAWERERWERSFDPFQPTVSYTLADLSARYGLPQFRAHDALEDALQTAYLFLYLVRKLKGGGITTLRGLHAAGRSWRWYL, encoded by the coding sequence ATGGGAATACGCTCGTTATTGCGCAACCTGCGCCACAGACCGCCGCTGCATCCTGCCCTGCAGCGCAACAAAAGCGCATTTGCCGACTTCAATCAGGATATACCGCTTGAAGACTGCGAATTTGCGGTGACAGACATGGAAATGACAGGGCTTGACCCCGCGCATGACGAAATTGTCGCCATTGGTGCCGTGCGCATCCGCGGTCTGTCCATCATCACCGGCGACGTGTTTCACACCTATGTCAGGCCGCAGCGCTCCATGGCCCGTCCGGCCACGCTCATCCACCGCATCACACCGGCGCAGCTGCGGCACAGCCCGGCACTGGCCGGTCTGCTGCCCGGCTTTGTGGACTGGTGCGGACAGGCGCTGATTACCGGCCACCACGTGGGGCTGGACATGGGCTTTCTGACACGGGCGTGCAGACGGCATCTGGGCGGCGCCCCGGCCAACCCCTGCGTGGATACCATGCGGCTGGCGCAGGCATGGGAGCGTGAACGCTGGGAGCGGTCTTTCGATCCTTTTCAGCCCACGGTGTCATATACCCTTGCCGATCTTTCCGCCCGATACGGTCTGCCGCAGTTCCGCGCACACGACGCGCTGGAAGACGCCCTGCAGACCGCCTATCTTTTTCTGTATCTTGTGCGTAAACTGAAAGGCGGCGGCATAACCACGCTGCGCGGGCTGCATGCCGCCGGAAGAAGCTGGCGCTGGTATCTGTAA
- a CDS encoding putative nucleotidyltransferase substrate binding domain-containing protein: protein MTQGNPARQPGLVRTFLQRTLPFSELPADSLRRLAEVCTVEFVPEGTALPHGAQRPEALRVVQQGAVRLTVAQEDGSPALQDTRGEGDIIGAAALLGRSTASVHATTLEDTFFIRIPGKTFLGLASEFPAVERYFMRTLPEEYLTRAFDEMRLRCEGASGSGGLYLFSGLAGDLVHRPPETVVRGTTLQQAAYRMMKSGTGSLLVCEAAPPHGEPDAADMHLHAAVRTAALGGSPAAGPVIGIVTDKDLRNAVALGMGHEAPAETVMSAPVAAVDETCTCFDALLEMMRRQIHHLAVLRAGRVVGVITAHDIMVVQGRTPFSLFREIMQQRDLRSLHPLGPRVAHVVRAVVEEGARAAAAVRMITVFNDLFLEKVLTLLQAETGPPPAKFSWMLLGSEGRREQTFATDQDNALVLEDCPDDIIERAAQVYFDAFCTRAVAELEACGFARCAGGIMASEPGMRLSVSGWQRRFIRWIHTPEPQELLKSSIFFDFRHGHGHAPLVRHLRESVAAAAQADQVFLRHLAADALRDRPPLSFFRNLVVEKSGDHRNMLDIKRRGMLPFVNIARLMALAHGIDETSTPDRLTALEQEGHMPAQLCREAREGYEFLMHVRLVHQLGQIRRGEPAGNHISPAELTGLEKRTLKEVFAVTERLQAFTRQRFKLDVS from the coding sequence ATGACACAAGGCAACCCCGCCCGCCAGCCCGGACTGGTACGCACGTTTCTGCAACGCACCCTGCCTTTCAGCGAACTGCCAGCAGACAGCCTGCGCCGCCTTGCAGAAGTCTGCACGGTGGAGTTTGTTCCGGAAGGTACGGCACTGCCGCACGGCGCGCAGCGCCCCGAGGCCCTGCGCGTGGTACAGCAGGGTGCCGTGCGGCTGACAGTTGCGCAGGAAGACGGCAGCCCTGCGCTGCAGGACACCAGAGGCGAAGGCGACATCATCGGGGCCGCCGCGCTGCTGGGGCGCAGCACTGCTTCAGTACATGCAACAACACTGGAGGATACTTTTTTCATCCGCATACCGGGAAAAACATTTCTCGGACTTGCTTCGGAATTTCCTGCCGTAGAACGTTATTTCATGCGCACTCTGCCGGAAGAGTACCTTACACGGGCCTTTGACGAAATGCGCCTGCGCTGCGAAGGAGCCTCCGGCAGCGGAGGTCTGTATCTTTTTTCCGGTCTGGCGGGCGATCTGGTGCACAGGCCGCCGGAAACGGTGGTGCGCGGCACCACCCTGCAGCAGGCCGCGTACCGTATGATGAAATCCGGCACAGGATCGCTGCTGGTCTGCGAAGCAGCTCCGCCGCACGGAGAACCGGACGCGGCAGACATGCACCTGCACGCTGCGGTCCGGACTGCCGCACTCGGGGGCAGCCCCGCAGCAGGGCCGGTCATCGGCATCGTCACCGATAAAGATCTGCGCAATGCAGTGGCGCTGGGCATGGGTCACGAGGCTCCGGCGGAAACCGTCATGTCCGCTCCGGTGGCGGCTGTGGACGAAACCTGCACCTGTTTTGACGCGCTGCTCGAAATGATGCGCCGCCAGATTCATCACCTTGCCGTTTTGCGTGCGGGCAGGGTTGTCGGCGTCATCACGGCCCACGACATCATGGTCGTACAGGGACGTACGCCGTTTTCACTCTTCCGCGAAATAATGCAGCAGCGCGATCTGCGCAGTCTGCACCCGCTGGGCCCGCGCGTGGCGCATGTTGTGCGCGCCGTGGTCGAAGAAGGTGCCCGCGCGGCTGCGGCAGTACGCATGATAACAGTGTTCAACGACCTTTTTCTGGAAAAGGTGCTCACTCTGCTGCAGGCCGAAACGGGTCCGCCGCCGGCAAAATTCAGCTGGATGCTGCTGGGCAGCGAAGGCCGCAGAGAGCAGACCTTTGCCACCGATCAGGACAACGCCCTTGTACTGGAAGACTGCCCTGACGATATCATAGAGCGGGCTGCACAGGTGTACTTTGACGCTTTCTGCACGCGGGCCGTGGCAGAGCTGGAAGCATGCGGTTTCGCCCGGTGCGCCGGAGGCATAATGGCTTCGGAGCCGGGCATGCGTCTGTCTGTTTCCGGCTGGCAGCGGCGCTTTATCCGCTGGATACACACGCCGGAACCGCAGGAACTGCTCAAGTCGTCAATCTTTTTCGACTTCCGCCACGGGCATGGTCATGCCCCGCTGGTACGGCACCTGCGTGAATCGGTGGCTGCCGCGGCGCAGGCCGATCAGGTCTTTCTGCGTCATCTGGCCGCAGACGCACTGCGCGACCGGCCGCCCCTGTCTTTTTTCCGCAACCTTGTGGTCGAAAAAAGCGGAGACCACCGGAACATGCTGGATATCAAACGCCGCGGCATGCTGCCTTTCGTCAATATTGCACGCCTGATGGCGCTGGCGCACGGCATTGACGAAACATCCACGCCTGACAGGCTGACGGCGCTGGAACAGGAAGGTCACATGCCCGCCCAGCTGTGCCGCGAGGCGCGCGAAGGCTACGAGTTTCTCATGCATGTCCGGCTGGTACACCAGCTGGGACAGATACGGCGCGGCGAACCCGCGGGAAATCATATTTCACCGGCCGAACTGACCGGACTGGAAAAACGGACGCTCAAAGAGGTGTTTGCCGTAACCGAGCGGCTGCAGGCATTCACCCGGCAACGTTTCAAGCTGGATGTGTCCTGA
- a CDS encoding sodium:solute symporter family protein, whose amino-acid sequence MSTTVWTYIMVGITFSLYLGIAWVSRVRDTRGFYVAGGGVPPLANGMATAADWMSAASFMGMAGIISFAGYTGSIYLMGWTGGYVLLALLLAPYLRKFGKFTVPDFVGDRYYSGTARVVALLCAVFVSLTYVAGQMRGVGIVFSRFLEVDVNTGVIIGMAIVFFYAGIGGMKGITWTQVAQYSVLIVAFIIPAAAISKMITGTAIPQLGFGSAIAHGPHAGKYLLETLDAIGRDLGFAGYTEAFGAGGRSMQDVIAITMALMVGTAGLPHVIIRFYTVPTVRGARLSAVYALLFIAVLYTTAPAIAAFARYNLVNSLNNVAYTQAPSWFANWERTGLVAWLDKNNDGIIQYRSGNAFAGKPDFSALQGAHGQRLLHNAALDGENELYVDRDIIVLANPEIAGLAPWVIALVAAGALAAALSTASGLLLVIASSISHDLYYRMLDRQASEKKRLLVGRVMIGVAVCIAGYFGMNPPGFVAQVVALAFGLAASSFFPTLVLGIFWKRATREGAITGMVCGIGFTIFYIVQTKFMGVSPWFFGISPEGIGCIGMLVNFVLTAAVSLVTPPPPAEVQEMVESIRIPRGASAAIDH is encoded by the coding sequence ATGAGTACCACGGTATGGACCTACATCATGGTGGGGATAACTTTCAGCCTGTATCTCGGCATCGCCTGGGTTTCACGCGTGCGCGACACCAGAGGCTTTTATGTGGCCGGAGGCGGTGTACCGCCGCTGGCCAACGGCATGGCTACCGCGGCCGACTGGATGAGCGCGGCATCGTTCATGGGCATGGCCGGAATCATCTCGTTTGCCGGTTACACCGGCTCCATCTATCTGATGGGCTGGACAGGCGGCTATGTGCTGCTTGCGCTGCTGCTGGCGCCCTATCTGCGTAAATTCGGCAAATTCACCGTTCCCGACTTTGTGGGAGACCGCTATTATTCCGGTACCGCCCGCGTGGTGGCCCTGTTGTGCGCCGTCTTTGTCTCGCTGACCTATGTGGCCGGACAGATGCGCGGCGTGGGCATTGTGTTCAGCCGCTTTCTGGAAGTGGACGTGAACACCGGCGTCATCATCGGCATGGCCATCGTGTTCTTTTATGCAGGCATCGGCGGCATGAAAGGCATAACATGGACGCAGGTAGCACAGTATTCCGTGCTGATTGTGGCATTCATCATTCCGGCCGCGGCCATTTCCAAAATGATCACAGGCACGGCCATACCGCAGCTCGGCTTCGGGTCGGCCATCGCACACGGTCCCCATGCGGGAAAATACCTGCTGGAAACGCTGGACGCCATAGGCCGCGACCTCGGGTTTGCCGGGTACACCGAAGCATTCGGAGCGGGCGGACGCTCCATGCAGGACGTCATAGCCATCACCATGGCACTTATGGTGGGCACAGCCGGGCTGCCGCATGTGATCATCCGCTTCTACACCGTGCCCACGGTACGCGGGGCGCGCCTTTCCGCAGTATACGCCCTGCTGTTCATCGCCGTGCTGTACACCACGGCACCGGCCATTGCAGCCTTTGCACGGTACAATCTGGTGAATTCGCTCAACAACGTGGCCTACACACAGGCGCCGTCGTGGTTTGCCAACTGGGAACGCACAGGGCTTGTGGCCTGGCTGGACAAAAACAACGACGGCATCATCCAGTACAGAAGCGGCAACGCCTTTGCCGGCAAGCCGGATTTCAGCGCCCTGCAAGGCGCGCACGGCCAGCGGCTGCTGCACAACGCCGCACTGGACGGCGAAAACGAACTGTATGTCGACCGCGACATCATTGTGCTGGCCAATCCCGAAATAGCAGGGCTGGCGCCGTGGGTCATCGCCCTTGTGGCTGCCGGCGCGCTGGCAGCGGCCCTCTCCACGGCCTCCGGACTGCTGCTGGTCATCGCGTCAAGCATTTCGCACGACCTGTACTACCGGATGCTCGACAGGCAGGCTTCGGAAAAAAAACGGCTGCTTGTAGGGCGTGTAATGATAGGCGTGGCAGTGTGCATTGCCGGATATTTCGGCATGAATCCACCGGGGTTTGTGGCGCAGGTTGTGGCGCTGGCTTTCGGGCTTGCCGCGTCATCCTTCTTTCCCACTCTTGTACTCGGCATCTTCTGGAAACGCGCCACCCGTGAAGGCGCCATAACAGGCATGGTCTGCGGCATCGGGTTCACCATCTTCTACATAGTGCAGACCAAATTCATGGGTGTATCGCCGTGGTTCTTCGGCATCAGCCCCGAAGGCATCGGCTGCATAGGAATGCTTGTCAACTTTGTGCTTACGGCAGCCGTTTCGCTGGTCACCCCGCCGCCGCCGGCTGAAGTGCAGGAGATGGTGGAATCCATCCGCATTCCCAGAGGCGCATCGGCGGCCATAGACCACTGA
- a CDS encoding DUF4212 domain-containing protein, producing MKHDLRAYWRTNICYMAVLLCVWAAVSYLCGIVFVRELNAVMLGGFPLGFWFAQQGSIFGFLVIILVYFLLMRRLDRKYGIDE from the coding sequence ATGAAACACGATCTGCGCGCCTACTGGCGCACCAACATCTGCTATATGGCCGTACTGCTTTGCGTATGGGCCGCTGTTTCGTACCTGTGCGGCATCGTGTTCGTGCGCGAACTGAATGCCGTCATGCTGGGCGGCTTTCCGCTGGGCTTCTGGTTTGCGCAGCAGGGATCAATCTTCGGGTTTCTTGTGATCATACTGGTCTACTTTCTGCTCATGCGCAGGCTCGACCGCAAATACGGCATTGACGAGTAA